Genomic DNA from Thermobifida alba:
CGGCCCGCCCCGCACGGAACGGACCCCCGCGGTCACTGGCCGGTCGGAGAGACGGCCACCCGTCCGGCCTCCCCGCTCCCCCAGGAACTGCTGTTCCCGGTCGGCGCGCCCTCCTGCGTTCCGGTCTCCTGCGTTCCGGTCTCCTCGGTCGGCTCGGAGTTCTCCTCCCACCCGGGGGTGTCGGTCCACTGCTCCTCCTCGGAGACGGTGGGATCGGGGTGCGGGTCCACCGGGGGGTGCGTGGAGTGGCCGTCGGTGGGCACGTTCGGGGCGTAGGTGTCCCCGCCGACGTCGGCCTCCGTCTCGTGGTCCACCACGGACGGCGTGGAGTCGGGACGGTCGTCGCCCTCCTGCCCGGAGACGTCGGTCGTGGCGCCGTCCACCGGCGTGGCCTCGGGGGACCGTCCGCCGTCGAACGACAGGAAGGCGCTGATCAGGTACCAGCCGCCCGCCAGGGCGACGATGAGGATCCCCGCGGCCATGATCCAGGACAGGGTCCGCTGGGCACTTCCCCCGCCGTGCTCGGACCGCCGGGGCAGCGACGGCTGACCACTCGGCGGGACGGCCCCGCCGGAGTCGAGGCCGTGACCGCCGCCGTGACCGCCGGCCTGCCCGGGGACGGCTTCGGCGGTACCGCCGACCGCGCCGTGCCGGGGTCCGGCGGTGCCGCCCGGAGGGGTGGTCCTGCCGGAAGCCGCCGCACCGACCTGCTTGGTCGGCCCCGTGTCGACCAGCGCGGCCAGGCCGCTCGTGGTGCGCATCGGGCCGCTCGCGGGGCCGCTGTCGGGGGCCCCGTCCGGGGCGCCGTCGGTCGGACGGGCCGTGGCCAGCGCGGCCAGGCCGCCGGCCGTCGGCCGCTCCGGAGCGTCGGTGTCCGTGGCCTCCTCGGCCGCGGACAGGACCGCGGTGGGGGCCGCCCCCGCCACCTCCTCGGCCGTGGGAATCGGCAGTACCGCGGTGGCGGCGATCTGCGTCTGCTCGCTGAGGGCCGCGGTGTAGCCGTTCTCCAGGACCTCCTCGACCGGCACCTGGGCCACGTTCGCCGGGTCGTGGCCCACCAGCGCGCCGAGCACCTGTACGGCGGTGGGACGGCGCTCGGGCTCCTTGGCGAGGCAGGCCTCCAGCAGCGGCCGCAGGCGCTCGTCCACACCGTCCAGGCGGGGCGGGCGGTTGAGCACCCGGTTGATGATCGCGGGCAGGGTCTCGTCGTGGAACGGGGATTCCCCGGTGGCGGCGAACACCATGACCCCGGCCCAGGCGAAGATGTCCACCGCGGGGGTGAGCTCCCGGCCCTCCACCTGTTCGGGAGCCATGTAGGCGGGGGTGCCCACGATGGAGTTGGTCGCGGTCACCGTGGCCTCCGCGGACCGGGCGATGCCGAAGTCGATCACCCTGGGGCCGTCCGGCCCCAGGAGCACGTTGGCCGGTTTGAAGTCGCGGTGCACCACGCCCGCCTGGTGGATGGCGACCAGCGCGGTGGCGGTGGAGATGGCGAGCCGGTCCAGCGCGGCACCGGAGCGCGGCCCGTCGCGGAGCACGGCCTCACGCAGCGACGGGCCCTCGATGTACTCGCTGACGATGTAGGGCGGTTCCGCGTCGATGTCGGCGTCCAGGAGCGCCGCGGTGCAGAAGGGGGCGACCTTGGAGGCGGTCTCGATCTCCTTGGCGAACCGGTTGCGCGCCCGGGAGTCGGACGCCCAGGAAGTCTCCATGACCTTCACGGCGACCCGGGTGCCGTCCGGAGCCTGACCGAGATACACCACGCCCTGGCCACCCTTACCGATCCGGGCGACAATTTCGTAATCCCCGATCCGAGCGGGATCCTCGGGTCGCAGCGGACTCGTCATTCGACTGCTCTCTCCCTCCACTCCACCGAGCATGGACGGCTCCGAACCGCGTCACACCGGAAACCGTCCGGGAATGAGCGGGGCAGACCGGGTGGATGGCCGCTGGAACGATCGTGCCCCACCAGCGAACCACACTGTGAGTAGCCCTGCCAGGGCACATTCCCATTCCCCGCAGGCGCAACGCACCCCATGGGAACAGATGCACGAAATCACAGAACGGTTCGCTCTGTCGAAAGGGGCGAACCCTCTTTTCGGCCCCGAACACCACGAACCGGCTGTCCGATACCGGAGCCGTTTTCCGCCCCGGCGCCGCGGGCGAGGCGGCCGGCCGTGCCTTTGCGGGCCGATCGGCCGCCGCCCCGTGGCCGCTGCCGCCCGAACCGGCGAAGAAGTGTCCGGGCGGGGAAGGGGCGGTGCGCGCCCGCCGGGAGTCCGCCTGCGGACCGGGGCTCGGCTCCGCCCGGCCGGACGGCGGCCGGCCGGGCGCCTCGGCCGACCGTGCGGAGGAAGCGCAAAGGCCGCCTCCGTGTCCCCCCTCAAAGCACGGAGGCGGCCTTCGCTTGGGAACGGCCGCCGGCTCCTCCCCCCAGAAGTCGGCGGCCTCGGAAAGGTCCGCATCACGGGAGTCTGTGGCTCTCTCACCGTGGTGACACCCAGATTACCTACGCCCATCTGGTGAAACAACCGTACGTCACCGAGTGGCACTTAAAGTGATGGCTATTCGTTCCTCAGTCCCCCGTCAACTTCCGCCGGGACGCGGGGGCGCCGCGGGATCCCCGCCCGGCACGCATAGCCTGGGAACGTGCGTTTCCCACTTCTGCGGCCCCACTGGCTCGGCATCCACCTGGTCGCGCTGGTCGCGGTGCTCGTCTGCTTCCTGCTGGGCTACTGGCAGTACGAGCGCGCCCAGCGGCCCGACCGCGAGACGATCACCAATCCCGTCGAGGACCTCGCCTCGGCGGAGAGCATCGACACGCTGCTCGAACCCGGGCAGTACATGCCCCAGGCCATCGCCAACGAGGCCGTCACCGCGACCGGAACCTACGACACCGGGCGCCAGCTGCTCGCCCCGGCCCTGTCCCCGGAGGGCGAGGAGGGCTACTACGTGGTGGTCCCCCTGGTGGTCGAAGACGGCGTCGCGGTGGTGGTGAACCGGGGGTGGATCCCCGTCGACGCGGTCGACGCGGTCCCGCCCGCGCCGCAGGGCGAGGTCACCGTCCGGGGGTGGTTGCAGATGCCCCAGAACGAGGCGTACCGGGGCTACTCGCCGATCGTCCCCGAGGGGCAGGTCGCGCGGATCTCCTCGGCCCTGCTGGTCAACGAGTGGCCCTACCGGCTCTATGAGGGGTACGTCACCCTGGGGGAGCAGACGCCGCCGACCCCCGCCGGAGCGGACGTGGCACTGAAGGAGATCCCGCCACCGGACCCGCCGCAGGAGACCGTCTGGAACTTCAGGAACCTGAGCTACGCCGCCCAGTGGTGGGTGTTCGGGGCGGCCGCCATCGTGTTCTGGGTCTCACTGGTGCGGCGCGAACGGGAGGAGCAGCGCGCGGGGCGGGAGAGCGGCGGCAGCGACGGGGCCGCGGCTCCCACCGCCGAACCGGCTCAGCCCTCGGCGGACGCGGCCGCGGACTGAGCGGCTGCCCTCTCCTCGGCGTCGATCGCGGCCTTCTCCGTGGCCGCGACCCTGTGCTCCACGAAGAACCCCACCACCGGGATCGTTCCGGACAGCATCACTCCCACGGTCTTCGACGCGTTCCACCGGCGCTTCAGGGCCAGCCACAGCACCGACAGCACGAACACCATGTAGATGTAGCCGTGCGGGATCGCGATGTACATCATCAGCGGGGTGTCCGCGCCGAACCACTGCTCCATGCCCGCGGGCGCGTCCGCCAGGGAGAACCGCGCGGTCTCCCCGACGAGGTACTTGGCGGGCATCGCCACGAAGGTCAGCAGCAGCAGCCACGTCGAGGTGACGTAGGCCAGGACGCGGTAGAGCGTGAGTGGAAGACGCTTGTTCTCCAACGGGGCACCTCGGCTCGGATCTCGCGACCGGACCCGGCTGTCCGGGCGGCGCCGCCTGGCGTACCGCCGGACGGCCGGGTCCGGGCTGTTCTTCTCTTCGAGCCTAAGTGCTGGGAGGGTCGACCGTGATCCGGGTGGCGGTCGGCGCTGCCCGGACGGTCCCGGTCAGGTCTTGATCGACACGCGTTCGGGGCTCTTCCAGCGGCCGTCGGACTTGGCGGTCCACGCCTGCGGGATGGTGAGCAGCGTCAGGTAGGAGTCGAGCAGCCGCAGCGGCAGGAAGAACAGTCCGTAGAACAGGTAGCCGGGACGCCGCCGCACCATCGCGATGACGCAGGTGAGGATGTAGTCGGGGACGAAGAGGCCGACCGCCACCGTGCTCAGCGGCAGCACCGACGTCACCGCCGTGTACCCCTCGGCGTACCAGTCCACGGCGAGCACGCCGTCCCCGAACAGCGCCGGAGGCAGCACGAACACGAAGATCAGCGCGGTGACCAGGAGCATGGCCGCGACGAGCACGACCTCCAGGATGTAGAAGAACAGCGAGAACCAGAACAGGCTCGGCCAGATGCCGTGGCGCCGCACCGTCTGCCAGAAGCCGAGGCTCCACCGCCGCACCTGGCTCTTGTAGTCCCGCAGGGTG
This window encodes:
- a CDS encoding serine/threonine-protein kinase gives rise to the protein MLGGVEGESSRMTSPLRPEDPARIGDYEIVARIGKGGQGVVYLGQAPDGTRVAVKVMETSWASDSRARNRFAKEIETASKVAPFCTAALLDADIDAEPPYIVSEYIEGPSLREAVLRDGPRSGAALDRLAISTATALVAIHQAGVVHRDFKPANVLLGPDGPRVIDFGIARSAEATVTATNSIVGTPAYMAPEQVEGRELTPAVDIFAWAGVMVFAATGESPFHDETLPAIINRVLNRPPRLDGVDERLRPLLEACLAKEPERRPTAVQVLGALVGHDPANVAQVPVEEVLENGYTAALSEQTQIAATAVLPIPTAEEVAGAAPTAVLSAAEEATDTDAPERPTAGGLAALATARPTDGAPDGAPDSGPASGPMRTTSGLAALVDTGPTKQVGAAASGRTTPPGGTAGPRHGAVGGTAEAVPGQAGGHGGGHGLDSGGAVPPSGQPSLPRRSEHGGGSAQRTLSWIMAAGILIVALAGGWYLISAFLSFDGGRSPEATPVDGATTDVSGQEGDDRPDSTPSVVDHETEADVGGDTYAPNVPTDGHSTHPPVDPHPDPTVSEEEQWTDTPGWEENSEPTEETGTQETGTQEGAPTGNSSSWGSGEAGRVAVSPTGQ
- a CDS encoding SURF1 family protein, which translates into the protein MRFPLLRPHWLGIHLVALVAVLVCFLLGYWQYERAQRPDRETITNPVEDLASAESIDTLLEPGQYMPQAIANEAVTATGTYDTGRQLLAPALSPEGEEGYYVVVPLVVEDGVAVVVNRGWIPVDAVDAVPPAPQGEVTVRGWLQMPQNEAYRGYSPIVPEGQVARISSALLVNEWPYRLYEGYVTLGEQTPPTPAGADVALKEIPPPDPPQETVWNFRNLSYAAQWWVFGAAAIVFWVSLVRREREEQRAGRESGGSDGAAAPTAEPAQPSADAAAD
- a CDS encoding DUF3817 domain-containing protein, with translation MENKRLPLTLYRVLAYVTSTWLLLLTFVAMPAKYLVGETARFSLADAPAGMEQWFGADTPLMMYIAIPHGYIYMVFVLSVLWLALKRRWNASKTVGVMLSGTIPVVGFFVEHRVAATEKAAIDAEERAAAQSAAASAEG